One Brassica oleracea var. oleracea cultivar TO1000 chromosome C7, BOL, whole genome shotgun sequence genomic window carries:
- the LOC106303010 gene encoding uncharacterized protein LOC106303010, translating into MVVRNMSKDLFKGTFKHGGTSRKISIRLENFFRNNKEARAIQLDHKFRTTEIGDLSIHAYYQELKSILDLLANVDAPITERTLVTYLLNGLNGKYDNIINVIMHRQPFPTFEEARSMLILEEDRLGKGKKTLSTNDASSSSAKVLIATVSNSDSKSGHQQQQPARFNQNRGNRGRCDNRGRGLLGARPQQHHGAFGNAANQKQKPTMDFASAFNTLTLMDPSDNQWYMDSGATAHLSNTTGSNDQEDNSPQ; encoded by the exons ATGGTTGTACGGAACATGTCCAAGGACTTGTTCAAAGGCACCTTCAAACATGGAGGAACATCACGCAAGATTTCGATTCGCCTTGAGAACTTCTTCAGAAACAACAAAGAGGCACGCGCTATCCAACTCGATCACAAATTTCGTACGACAGAGATAGGCGATCTCTCTATCCATGCCTACTATCAAGAGCTCAAGTCAATCTTGGATCTCCTAGCTAACGTTGACGCACCAATCACAGAGAGAACCTTGGTCACATACTTGCTCAACGGACTCAATGGCAAGTACGACAACATCATCAACGTCATCATGCATCGTCAGCCTTTTCCTACTTTTGAGGAAGCCCGTTCCATGCTTATCTTAGAAGAAGATCGTCTTGGCAAAGGTAAGAAGACACTGTCCACAAATGACGCGTCATCTTCCTCCGCCAAGGTGCTCATTGCCACAGTCTCAAACTCAGATTCCAAGAGCGGACACCAACAACAACAACCAGCACGCTTCAACCAAAACAGAGGAAACAGAGGAAGATGTGACAATCGGGGCAGAG GTCTTCTTGGAGCTCGTCCTCAACAACATCATGGAGCGTTTGGCAATGCTGCGAACCAAAAACAGAAGCCGACAATGGATTTCGCTTCGGCATTCAACACATTGACACTCATGGATCCGTCAGATAACCAGTGGTATATGGACTCAGGCGCAACAGCACATCTCTCCAACACCACAG GATCTAACGACCAGGAAGACAATTCTCCGCAGTGA